In Bacteroidota bacterium, the DNA window AGTAGCTGGCAAGCAATATGAAAATGTTTTGCGGGTACATGACAATGCTAACGGAGCATATAATGCAGAAACCAAATTTTACCATGCCAAGCATATAGGAGTTATCAAAAAAGAAATATATGAAATGGATAAAGATAACCCCAATCCCAAACTACCACAAGTTTTGGGAACTGACGAACTAAGGTAATTCAATAAATAAAGTTATGAGAAAAATAACCCTACTTATCAGTATATTGTTGGTGATTATACTACAAATACCTTTGCAAAGAAAAAGATGAAGACCAACAGAAGGACCACCCATTGAACAGGAAATGAGGATTGGATAATTTTTCAGCCTGGTAGCTATTGGATTTATTTAGACTCCATTACTAACACTACAGATAGCGTATTTGTTGTAGAAACTCAAGAAAGAAGTGAAGTTACTTATATAAAAAACAAGAAATGTCCACATACAGTTGGTCATGTTGCAGAAATAACAATGGCATCAAGTTTGGGAGGGAAAATATTTTATATCTGGTGGCTATGGAATAGGAACTGGCGCACAAAACGATACTACTAATACAAGAGGAGCAGTTCCTATAAGAAACATCAACCATGCGGGAGGTGACAGAGGGCATTCCCTATATATGTTTTCCACAATGGTACAGAGAACGATAGAACATGGAATGGATTTACGTTTATAAAACATGATACTATTTACTCCATATGGAATAGCCGGCAAGCAATATGAAAATGTATTACGGGTACATGATACTGGCAACGGAGCATATAATGCAGAAACCAAATTTTACCATGCCAAGCATATAGGAGTTATCAAAAAAGAAATATATGAAATGGATAAAGACAACCCCAATCCCAAGCTTTTGCAAGTTTGGGAACTGACAGACTATAAGGTAATTCAATAAATAAAGTTATGAGAAAAATAATTTTACTTATCAGTACATTGTCGTTGATTGTCCTACAATCCTGCTTCAAAGAAAAAGAATGCAGAGAACTGACCCCGATATTATTAGAACAGGAAATGCTGGATTGGGTTTACTTTAAGGAAGGAAGTTACTGGATTTACAGAGATACTATAAGTGGTATTATGGATAGTATTTATGTTACTAATGCAAGAATAGACAGGAGAGAGTATCAAAGTTCAAGAGAAAAATGCCCTTCTAGATTATATGATAGAATGTATGTAATCATCAATTCAACATCCGGTTCAGAAATTCAATTAGATGGCAGATACGGCCTCGGTACAGGAGTAAGCAATGACACCACAAATACACGTGGTACAGTAATGATTGACAATCTAAATCACACAGGTGGTGATGGAGGGTATTCAAAGTATATGTTTTTCCCTGTGGTGCAGGGAACGATAGGAGCATGGAATGGATTTACGTTTATAAAACATGATACTATTTACTCCACTTATGGAATAGCCGGCAAGCAATACGAAAATGTATTACGGGTACATGATACTGGCAACGGAGCATATAATGCAGAAACCAAATTCTACCATGCCAAGCATATAGGAGTTATCAAGAAAGAAATATACGAAATGGATAAAGATAACCCCAATCCCAAGCTTTTGCAAGTTTGGGAACTGACAGACTATAAGGTAATTCAATAAATAACATAATTTTAAAAACAAATAATATGAAAAACACAATCACAACCCTAAGCCTGTTTTGCTTTGCAATGCTCATAAGCTGCTGCAAAGACGACAGCACCCCAAACGGAAACAAACCCCAAACCCACTCTTACATGGAGGCTACCATAAATGGCGAGCCTTGGAAAGCGTGTAGGAGAATAGGAGCAATAGGGGAAGAAAATTTAACTGCTACTTATTACCAAAACGATGGATATTTGCAATTAAATGGAGTCGATTGGTGTAAAAATTTTACGGAGGATGTTACAACAGAATTATTTTTTGAAGCAACAAGTCTTGTGTATGATACAGGTATCTATAATTTAAGTTTATTTAACAGAGCCTTGTTTTCAAATATTTCAGAGAGTTCTGATAAATGCAATTACACATCGGTTGATACAGCAAATGGGTGGCTTTATATCAAAGAAATCAATACCGAAAAGAAATATATGAGTGGAGAGTTTGAATTCACAGGATATTGTGAAGCTAATGATTCCACAATACACATAACTAATGGTAAATTTAATAGAATTTCTTATTAAACAAATTAAAAAATAACATAACATGAACAAACAAGTACTAATCATTGCAGCAGCATTACTTATGGCGGCTACGGCAAATGCACAAAGCAGAGACTCCATTCAGGCGCAATGGACACACAGCGGATTATTCGCCAAAGGCGACTACAAAATACATAGCACCACAGACACAAGTCTTGAACTGATTGACAAGCCCATTATAGTGGTGGAAGGCTGGGACCCTTTCGGGATATTTAATAACCATGATGACAAAACAATGTAAAAACCATTAAATAAAACCAATATGAAAAACACAATCACAACCCTAAGTATGTTTTGCTTTGCAATGCTCATAAGCTGCTGCAAAGACGACACCACCACCCCAAACGGAGACAAACCCGGCACCGCCTCTTACATGGAAGCTACCATAAATGGCGAACCATGGAAAGCGTGTAGGAGAATAGGAGCAGTAGGGGAAGAAAATTTATATGCTTTCTACTTTCCTGCTGATGGGTATTTACAAATGCAATGCACCGATTATTGTAGAAAATTTCAAGAGACAAGCACCTCCATATTTTTTGAAACCTCATCTCTTTATGACACAGGATATTATCCGTTATCAATGTTTAACAGAGCTAATTTTTCCCTTAACGCTCCATCGGGCTGTAGATATGCCAATGTTGATAGCCTGAATGGCTGGTTTTACCTCAAAGAAATCAACACCGAAAAGAAGTACATGAGTGGGGAGTTTGGATTTACGGGTTATTGTGAAGCCAATGATTCAACCATTACTATAACCGAAGGAAGATTTAACAGAATACCATACTAAAATTAAATATTAAAAAAAAATGAAAAAACAATTACTAATCATTGCAGCAGCGTTGCTTATGACTGCTGCGGCAAACGCCCAAAGCGCAGACTCCATTCAGGCGCAATGGACACACAGCGGATTATTCGCCAAAGGCGACTACAAGATTTTCAGCACCACAGACACAAGCCTCGAACTTATTGACAAGCCCATTATAGTGGTGGAGGGTTGGGACCCTTTCGGGATTTTTAATCCTGATGATATTTACGAACAGTTTAACGATGACAAAACAAATCTTCTTGGCGATTCATTAAGAGAAAGAGGCTACGACATCATAGTGCTGAACTTTGAGGAAGGGGCGGGGTGGATACAGGATAACGCCTTTTTACTTATGGAATTGATTGACAGGATAAATGCCAACAAGGTAGGCAATGAAAAGATAATAGTTTGCGGCATCAGCATGGGAGGGCTTGCGGCTCGCTATGCCCTTACATTTATGGAAGGATTCGGTTGGAATCATGACTGCGGGCTTTTTATCAGCTTTGACACACCGCAAAAAGGGGCAAATGTCCCTCTCGGCTCTCAGGTTTTTGCATTGAAAACCCCTTTTCTACAAACTATTTTAGGGCAGGTTATCACAAGCAAGCCTGCATCAAGGCAAATGCTCGTAAACACAGCAGACCCATTTGACTTAGACCTTGATGCCACAAACGAAAGTCATCCGCATGAGGATTTTGAAGATTTGTTTGAAGAACTTGAGATCAGGGGCTACCCGCAGCAAACCCGCAACATAGCCATATCCAACGGAGTGATAAACGGACAGCGACAACCAAACTTAAATAATCAACCAATGCAAGCAGGCGATGTTTTTCTTTCTGCTAAGTGGAGCTCCGGCATAGGCTCGTGTGGAGTTGAAAAGTATATGATGAAACAAGCCAAAGCACAAGGCGACAGCAGTAACAGCGATGTCTATGTCTCCAGTCAGCAGTATTGTGAGCCTGGCGGTGGAAACTTTTTTCAATTTATTTCTAACTTTATCAATGGGCGGTATGAACCAAGGCACGGAAGCAATGTAATGAAATTCTACCCCACAGAGCAGGGCTGGGACTTTGCCCCCGGCTCCCAAGACCCCATTATCCACCCTCTTATATCCGAGATTGCTTTGGATAGCACTCAGATTGAAATTCTGTCTGTTCCAACCACATTTATCACTACTTGCAGCGCATTAGACATAGACACAAATGTACTGGTCAATATTTTTGACATCAACGCAGACATACATTCTCCGTTCAGCGAGTTCTATGCACCCAATATCGCCAATCAGAGCCATACAGCCCTGCCTACCATCACCGCCAACTGGCTTTTTAACCAGATTGTTCGCGAAAACCTCGACACCCTGTTTTTCACGAATGATTCGTACAACTACGCCCAAGACGCCAATTCATTCCTGTTCAAAGTTGTCAAGGTGGCAGCAGGAGGCAAGCTGCAAATCAACCAAAACATGGGCGCAGACGAAAGGGTAAAAAACTTTGAAAACGGCAACGCCATTACTGTACCTGACAGCTCAACATTCAGACTAAAAACATGGTCGGGAGCAAACAACAAAACCACAGTAATCAACGATTCTGCGGGTCAGATAATCATCGGAGACCCTTTTTCAAACAGAAGAGGCGAACTTATTATTTCTTATGGGTGTGCGCTTGAGTTAGGTTCTCATAGCACATTGGTTGTCAATGGCAACAGCAAGCTAATCATCGAATACGGAGCAAACCTCAAATTCCACCCCAATGCCCAGATTATCCTGAACGGACACAACGCCATACTGGAAATTCGGGGCAATCTGACAATAATGAACGGAGCAACCTTTACAGTAGCAGGCGGTGCAAACGGCATGGGCAAAATCATTTTCAACAAAGACTGGACACCCGACCAACCCGACTATGTGGACGGCAACGGTGATTTTGTGTTAAACGGTACAAGCAAAAACACCCCTCATATAGAAATCTATGGCAATATCGGGCTTAAATTCGGATACGGATTGAACAAGGTAGAAATCAAAAACACCGAAATCATCATAGACCAGCCTTCCACCCTTTGCTTTTTGAACAACATAACCAAAATGGAGAATGTGAAAGTAAGCCCCATAAACGGCATGAGGCACGGAGGCATTAAAGCCGTCAACCGCAGCCAGCATTTCCGCAATGTGGACATTTACTTTGCCAAAACAGGCATCACCGTTTTCAACAACGGATACAACGGCAGTATGCTGCTTCAAGACGTAACCGTTTCGCACTCGGATTATGGTATCCATGCCGTGGGTGGATGCAGAATAAACCATAACAAAGGCGGGCTTAACAACATAGGGCTAACCGCCTTTTTGGGCAGTGGATTGTTAGGCAACAGCGGTGTCAGAGGGGTAGGCATCAGCAGAGACATAACCTTTCCGATGGTTGTCGGAGGCAGGGTCGGGCTGAATGTTCAAGGTTATGCAGGAGGCGTGTTCGACATTCGCAGAAACACCGTTGTTGATTTCCAAGCAGGAGTGTCGGTAAACAACAGCAGGGCAGACCTGAGGTGCAACAATATTTTCTTTAACCAAAAAGGCATTTTTGCAAGCGATGCAAGACTCAGCCTTGTCAGAAATAACCTGTCCAATAACGACCATTCATGGACTCAATACGGTGGCACATACCACATAGAAAACGGACTGAACTATTTCCACGCAAACGATTTCTATTTTGAACATTGGAACTTAGCCGTATCGCAATACAAATACAGCAATCCTGCGTATGTATATAACACCAATACCCCTCAATACTTTGTGCCGGATGCGCAAAACGTCTTCTAATTGGACACAATCCCGCGGACGGGTTCAGTTACAACAAAGATTATTATATTAACTCAGTCGGTTTGTATCCGCCCCCCGAACCCATTATGGGAAGCCTCGCACAGAACACCCCGTTGTCCTACAACAATTTCTCCAATACGGATGTAACAGCTTGTCCCGAGATTAACACCTCTTCTTCGCCTATGGGCACAACCACAAGTTCTGACATCTTTAAGTCCCCGCCTCCCATGACGTATAATTCAGGTGTGATAAACGGAGGCTGGGGTGGCGACATTCCCGTTGATGGCGGAAGTGCAGACCTTGTGCTGAATGACATAAAAAACAGAATTTACGATTACAACTCTATCCCCGACATCACATCCATAGTAAGCAACTTGTCAGATATTTTGTTTTATCCTTATCAAATGACAGAAACGCAAATAGTGTTATTACCTTATGTTGTTAATGACGATACTCTTTATGTGCAGGACACAATAGAAGTAATCCTGATAGAAGAAGAAGCCTTGACATCGGTACTGATGAATGCGTATCATCTCATGCTTGAGTGTGTTTCGCGTGCACATGAGGTTTCGTCCTATGAGTTGAATGACTCTTTTCAACTCTTCTATGCGGTGGCAAACACGTTGCTGGACAATATAGACGACCTCATTATTCTTTCACAAAACAACCACTTTCTTTGGTCTGCCGTCCCGTTCAATCTTTACATTGACAAAACAAATATCCAACGATTTGTTTATGAATTGGACAATGCACAAACAACGCTGACACAAGCAACAAGCTATATTGCCCTCCCCTTCCAACAAAACATATACGAAAGGCTGAGTTGTATTCTCGATGCAGAAATCTCCATTCGCGACAGCCTAACCTTGCCACAGGACATAGAGAGTAACCATCCTTGCTTATTTGCAGATTACAGCAATATTCCGCCAATGTTACAAAGTATGGCGTTGTCAAACAAGCCATTGTCCAACTCCAAGACAGACCCTACTATTACTATCTACCCTAATCCCGCATCCAAAGAACTGTTTGTACAAACAGCAGCAGACGCAGGCACTTATTTCATCTACAATATTGCCGGCAGCCTTGTCGCAGCAGGCAGACTCAACGACAAGAGAATAGACATCAGCGAACTGAGCGAAGGCTTGTATTTCATCCGCCTCAATACCGCTACACAAACCCGCCATGCCAAGTTTGTGGTTGTGAAGGAATAGAAAGAGATAAAAACAATCGAGAGTGCAGTTGTGGCGGGTGTTGCCCCCGCCACTTCTAGCATTGTCATATTAACCTTTTAACATATTTTTGCACCTATATCGAACTGCCTAAACCCATGTACAAATATTTCAGTCTCCTGTCCCTTGCTTTCATGCTGATCTCATGTGACAAACAAAAGGAAACATACTCACCTGTTGTTCAGAATGAGAGTACGGATACGGACACCCTGCAACCAATCCAAGTAAACGTAAACATGGTGTATATTCCCGGTGGCGACTATCTCCCTTTTTATGGAGAAGATAGTGTTTTGGTTCACGTTTCTCCTTTTATGATGGACGAACGCCCTGTTACCAATCAAGAATTTCTTGCGTTTGTAACGGCTAATCCCCAATGGCGTAAGTCTGCCGTAAAAAGGGTATATGCAGACAGCAACTATCTGAAACTATGGGTATCTGATCTTGAGTTGCCCGCAGGTGCTGACCCCAATGCCCCGGTTTGCAATGTGTCTTGGTTTGCTGCCAAATGGTTTGCCGAGAGCGTTGGCAAAAGGCTGCCCACGCTGGATGAATGGGAATTCGTTGCAATGGCAGATGCCGACACTCCTAATGCCAGACGCAAACCGTCTTATTCGGACTATATTGTGGACTTATATTTAGTTAAAAATAAACATTTGAACCAAGTAAAACAAAGCCCGCCTAATTATTGGGGTGTTTACAACATGTTTGACTTAATTTGGGAATGGACCGATGATTTTAACTCGATTATGATTACCGGAGATTCACGCACAGGGCAATATGACGACAAAGGTTTGTTTTGTGCCGGGGCAGCCACCAACTCCACAGACGTAATGAACTATGCTGCTTTTATGCGCTTTGGTTTGAGAACCTCACTCAAAGCACGATATACTGTCGCAAACCTTGGATTCAGATGTGCCAAAGATGCACCCGCAACTAAAAATTAATACATACAATGAAATACCTTAATATTCTTTTTGCTTCTTTACTCTTGGTTTCATGTTCAAATAACAACCCCAAGAATAGTGAAATCCCCTCGGAATCAATCTTTAACCTGACATCAGAATGGCAAAATCAAGAGGGTGAAAAATTGCACCTTAAAGATTTGCAAGGCAAAACGCTTGTTGTTGTGATGATCTATACACACTGCAAAGCCGCCTGTCCTATTTTAGTTTCTAAAATGAAAAAAATTGAAGCAAAAATAGACCGCAAATACATTGATAATGTTTCACTTGTCCTTGTATCCATTGACCCTGAAAATGACACACCTGAGCAATTAAAGAAATTTGCCAAAACCAATAAGATGGAAGCCAAACAATGGATATTTCTTCGTTCAAACGAACTTGCAACCCAAGAGTTTGCCAATGTTCTTTCCATGAAATACAAAAAAATTGACCCTGTTGATTTCTCTCACTCTAATATCATCACGGTTTTTGATCCCAGGGGCACCCTGATTAACCAAGAAGAAGGAACTGAAATTGACGTTGAGAAAGTTGTTTCTACGGTAAACAAAACCGCACAAAAAGGCTAAGAATCACTAAGTGCTTCAGACCTAAATCCGTTTTCATCTAAAAACTTTAAATAAGCCGGCAACAGAAATCTCAAGTTCTGTTCTGCTTTTACAGAATCATGAAAAACAATGATTTGACCTGCTTCAGTTTTCTTTTTGAGTTTTTCCAATGCTTTTGGCAAATTAAGCGTAGGATAAAAATCACCGCTTAGCAAAGTCCACATAATAATCTCATAACCATCTTTTAATACTTGTGTTTGGGCTGTGGTAATTCTGCCGTAAGGCGGGCGAAAAAGTCTGCTGTCCACAAGTTCTCTGCACTGATTTATATTGCCAACATATTCTCTTATGGGTGTTTTCCAACCTTTCAGATGATTAAAAGTATGATTACCCGTTTTGTGCCCTTCTGCCAAAATCTGACGATATGTATCAGGGTATTTTTGAACATTGTCTCCAACACAAAAAAAAGTAGCCTTATAGTTATGTTCTTTGAGTTGTTGTAATACCCAAGAAGTGATTTCGGGATGCGGACCATCGTCAAAGGTTAGATAAACAGTCTTCTCATCTACTTTTTTGCGCCACGTATAATGACTAAAAATCTTGTCTATTGCCGGAGGTATAACTTGCGGATAAAGCATGCAGAAGGTTTATGAATATGACAAAATCAAGTGCAATTTAATAAGTTGTGTTTATGCTCCATTTTCTTTCACAATCTTGTTCAGCCACTTCAATATAGAAAGTGCTAACACAGTTGCAATCATTAACAAGACAAAGTTAGTCCAAAAGAAATTGGCTTTGTGTTCATAATCATACCACATGCTTGCCAAAACGCCAGACAATTTATTTCCAATTGCGGTTGAGAGAAAGAAACCACCCATCATTAAGGCTGTAATACGCGGTGGGCTGAGCTTAGACACTAAAGACAAGCCCATAGGACTGAGACACAGTTCTCCGACAGTAATCACGCCATAACAAGCTACCAACCAAAGAGGCGAAACCTTGACTGCTCCATTACTCCCAATATATGCTGCAGCAACCATAACCAGACAAGATAGGGCAGATATAAACAATCCCAAAGCAATTTTGCTCGGTGTGGAAGGCTCTCTGTTTCTGCGTCCTAACATCAAAAATATTCCCACAACAATCGGGGTGAGAATAATAATCCAAAAAGGGTTTACAGACTGAAAAAGCTCGGTATTAATGATATATGCACTTTGTCCTTCCGCTGGTAGTGTATGGGGCGATGCATTTCTAAAATAAATATCCCTCCCA includes these proteins:
- a CDS encoding DUF6252 family protein gives rise to the protein MKNTITTLSLFCFAMLISCCKDDSTPNGNKPQTHSYMEATINGEPWKACRRIGAIGEENLTATYYQNDGYLQLNGVDWCKNFTEDVTTELFFEATSLVYDTGIYNLSLFNRALFSNISESSDKCNYTSVDTANGWLYIKEINTEKKYMSGEFEFTGYCEANDSTIHITNGKFNRISY
- a CDS encoding DUF6252 family protein, which codes for MKNTITTLSMFCFAMLISCCKDDTTTPNGDKPGTASYMEATINGEPWKACRRIGAVGEENLYAFYFPADGYLQMQCTDYCRKFQETSTSIFFETSSLYDTGYYPLSMFNRANFSLNAPSGCRYANVDSLNGWFYLKEINTEKKYMSGEFGFTGYCEANDSTITITEGRFNRIPY
- a CDS encoding T9SS type A sorting domain-containing protein, producing the protein MGSLAQNTPLSYNNFSNTDVTACPEINTSSSPMGTTTSSDIFKSPPPMTYNSGVINGGWGGDIPVDGGSADLVLNDIKNRIYDYNSIPDITSIVSNLSDILFYPYQMTETQIVLLPYVVNDDTLYVQDTIEVILIEEEALTSVLMNAYHLMLECVSRAHEVSSYELNDSFQLFYAVANTLLDNIDDLIILSQNNHFLWSAVPFNLYIDKTNIQRFVYELDNAQTTLTQATSYIALPFQQNIYERLSCILDAEISIRDSLTLPQDIESNHPCLFADYSNIPPMLQSMALSNKPLSNSKTDPTITIYPNPASKELFVQTAADAGTYFIYNIAGSLVAAGRLNDKRIDISELSEGLYFIRLNTATQTRHAKFVVVKE
- a CDS encoding formylglycine-generating enzyme family protein: MLISCDKQKETYSPVVQNESTDTDTLQPIQVNVNMVYIPGGDYLPFYGEDSVLVHVSPFMMDERPVTNQEFLAFVTANPQWRKSAVKRVYADSNYLKLWVSDLELPAGADPNAPVCNVSWFAAKWFAESVGKRLPTLDEWEFVAMADADTPNARRKPSYSDYIVDLYLVKNKHLNQVKQSPPNYWGVYNMFDLIWEWTDDFNSIMITGDSRTGQYDDKGLFCAGAATNSTDVMNYAAFMRFGLRTSLKARYTVANLGFRCAKDAPATKN
- a CDS encoding SCO family protein, which encodes MKYLNILFASLLLVSCSNNNPKNSEIPSESIFNLTSEWQNQEGEKLHLKDLQGKTLVVVMIYTHCKAACPILVSKMKKIEAKIDRKYIDNVSLVLVSIDPENDTPEQLKKFAKTNKMEAKQWIFLRSNELATQEFANVLSMKYKKIDPVDFSHSNIITVFDPRGTLINQEEGTEIDVEKVVSTVNKTAQKG
- a CDS encoding polysaccharide deacetylase family protein, giving the protein MLYPQVIPPAIDKIFSHYTWRKKVDEKTVYLTFDDGPHPEITSWVLQQLKEHNYKATFFCVGDNVQKYPDTYRQILAEGHKTGNHTFNHLKGWKTPIREYVGNINQCRELVDSRLFRPPYGRITTAQTQVLKDGYEIIMWTLLSGDFYPTLNLPKALEKLKKKTEAGQIIVFHDSVKAEQNLRFLLPAYLKFLDENGFRSEALSDS